One Plasmodium vivax chromosome 13, whole genome shotgun sequence genomic region harbors:
- a CDS encoding hypothetical protein, conserved (encoded by transcript PVX_086035A) produces MVNAASNLRSLCFGALKGINKKCEEENDVREAEEEDEGGGEEGDGEGGGGAEIGGEGILGEGEGVSEEYTAGECCAEEGGEDEERGSMHNHATYIGSSVEKNTKTDYTFDGNNCVDANEEDATHNDQHYHEGEEKCTLNVSTGGVSSSSTTATPPCEVKADDPSYCASGSNRRERSSNLNATVFEETHNGANIFIEKKNKGGPVEHSLNADVNLSTDADMGLNAFKNASVYNGTKVCDGPDMWSSFSTGNPVGAGNPASTPSIDAYNNTGYLYSGEVPSRSGAAEKLAATGAATGIAVKEPRKELRNELRKEKHSAEEDWGDRRESKMYNRRASEKVMRKRINAHRGIHDAASTANSVHVERVLMEYYRGKTKSNNYEEKLSNSCRFFIYTSNPYNADIKMIKESCLTIYQLLYREKRKWCSIYICTNDGPMSNFNYHLYKILCGTEDIYMYFFLLKKFIFSCYIYFNLVSIKIFSTFNNRGENIMLYDFTHIINRKNTFLGESPGGSGTPYSCGGAEQRPQWEQLSQKSPRQSPRQSPRQSPRQSPRQSPMQSPRQSPMQSPRQSSPQPSHSPRQSSPLAPPQLPTLLPTVLDTNRGRSPSPSGGPNGQHANPFGPSTWENQAEEWSRETETPPQRSRSSIYNLGSENGKSEEEAQFLNFLYDPCKHLYVNKVNTSQNYFHFFNKEQSSDIKKKLQLFISTHSPTMINITKKWNSFYINKNKISSFVEKYKDVSCAPGDNFKKNGTEKFINEFVETFCDIREEGRRPTRGNKNNVVVRQHGKGMHLRRGSTSRKAFSWLAKHGRGRPPIRKKEYDAGNTRWPHKLRRAVTTVDESAELSDKNCSHERSGSYGDRSGRSYGHVDEKVRSVSATGSTHHHTGGKFEWRGETAAEGKNPPNAQKQCEGNSPSKHANMKAPQATERKNKKSLPPPPVMEQNRVVPNYTPTSQWYKGGRSTSGCTAEVIAKFLGSVNIRRSGILLRRGGGSTGSDSDSGSARGSDSNEDSCDSDEQNTESESAFEGRKNSKTEEGVAAKGAENGTAKGADGSPRNKEHPRNDIFLNNLNILIADLNELYDYLENCRYREGAHGVGMGGNNSFLVSDPKGSYYYSLAKGGNGGVEWEAAEEAQHGGAPSRGDLNRRFTAERDFANFYAAGSSCVEGTYSDAPNSETSNTYGSGKEDFYNVEISSVDLKSFCSVCSGIKYDNFESHLNQPKNVNYKKLEVFMKESDFFCNCNNINIFQNENGNPNDDLKICFNGEMTSEEYYMLRKNDIEKMNRTIDEIIYMNHQQGLGSPGGGTDGGLLPYEEEEEEEEEEEEEEEDEEEEEDEGRTKAVVRTRRRSTSVGGGAVGITTGPGRRRGRVAKMELKSRYMGRGKNKIWANNTAAKDLSNKSATNRELRTMRRSKFGKYHQQTEKKNKTAKSLSSPQNYEIKSSRVKKLEKFTSVDQENLREVFGPTGVSGVYFEKSRSSWTAQYKVSGGKRRAKRFLVTKNMTYEEIENVKQQCIAYRKQMEKEYIKEFLNDDKKKTPSSGASPSSTIGHVPVKKNKRKRKMKSFYDN; encoded by the coding sequence ATGGTGAACGCAGCAAGTAATTTAAGAAGCCTGTGTTTTGGAGCTCTCAAAGGCATTAACAAGAAGTGCGAGGAGGAGAATGACGTGAGggaggcggaggaggaagacgaagggggcggagaagagggagatggcgaagggggaggcggtgcaGAAATAGGCGGTGAAGGAATACTCGGCGAGGGGGAAGGTGTTTCCGAGGAATACACTGCAGGGGAATGCTGCGCGGAGGAAGGCGGTGAGGACGAAGAAAGGGGGAGCATGCACAACCACGCGACATATATCGGAAGCAGTGTAGAAAAGAACACGAAAACGGATTACACGTTCGATGGTAACAATTGTGTGGACGCCAACGAGGAAGATGCTACGCACAATGACCAGCACTACCACGAGGGCGAGGAGAAGTGTACTCTTAACGTGAGTACCGGCGGGGTTAGTTCCAGTAGCACCACTGCGACTCCCCCCTGTGAAGTTAAAGCGGATGACCCGAGTTACTGCGCCAGTGGCAGTAACCGGCGGGAGCGAAGCTCCAACTTAAACGCCACGGTGTTTGAAGAGACCCATAACGGGGCAAATATATTCAttgagaagaagaacaaggGAGGTCCCGTCGAGCACAGCTTAAATGCAGATGTGAACCTCAGCACAGATGCAGACATGGGTCTCAACGCGTTCAAAAATGCGAGCGTGTATAACGGCACGAAGGTGTGTGACGGTCCCGACATGTGGAGCAGCTTCAGCACGGGCAACCCCGTCGGCGCTGGAAACCCCGCCAGCACGCCCAGCATCGACGCGTACAACAACACGGGGTACCTCTACTCGGGGGAAGTCCCCTCACGTAGCGGCGCTGCTGAGAAGTTGGCGGCGACTGGGGCAGCGACGGGGATAGCCGTGAAGGAACCCCGGAAGGAGCTGCGGAATGAACTGCGGAAGGAAAAGCACAGCGCGGAGGAAGACTGGGGCGATAGACGTGAAAGCAAAATGTATAACCGTCGAGCCTCAGAAAAAGTAATGCGAAAGAGAATAAATGCTCACAGGGGCATCCACGACGCTGCATCAACAGCGAATTCAGTTCATGTGGAGAGGGTGCTGATGGAATATTACCGAGGAAAGACTAAGTCTAATAATTACGAAGAAAAGTTGTCTAATTCCTGTCGATTCTTCATTTACACATCTAATCCGTATAACGCGGACATCAAAATGATTAAGGAGAGCTGCCTGACCATATATCAGCTTCTGtatagagaaaaaagaaagtggtGCTCCATCTACATTTGCACAAATGATGGACCCATgtcaaattttaattatcatTTGTATAAAATTCTCTGCGGTACGGAAGACATctacatgtatttttttctgttgaagaagtttattttttcttgttaCATCTATTTCAATTTGGTGAGTATAAAAATCTTTTCGACCTTCAacaacaggggggaaaatattaTGCTTTACGATTTTACGCACATAATAAATCGGAAGAATACCTTTTTAGGCGAGTCTCCCGGTGGCTCTGGTACTCCCTACAGCTGCGGGGGCGCCGAGCAACGGCCGCAGTGGGAGCAGTTGTCACAGAAGTCGCCACGGCAGTCCCCGCGGCAGTCCCCGAGGCAGTCCCCACGGCAGTCCCCAAGACAGTCCCCAATGCAGTCACCACGCCAATCGCCAATGCAGTCGCCACGCCAGTCTTCACCACAGCCGTCGCACTCCCCAAGGCAGTCTTCTCCACTGGCGCCGCCGCAACTGCCAACCCTGCTGCCAACCGTGCTGGATACCAATCGGGGGAGAAGCCCGTCCCCCAGCGGAGGCCCAAACGGGCAGCACGCCAACCCGTTCGGCCCCAGCACGTGGGAAAACCAAGCGGAGGAGTGGAGCCGCGAAACAGAAACCCCCCCACAGAGGAGCAGAAGCAGCATATACAACCTGGGCAGCGAAAACggcaaaagtgaagaagaggCCCAGTTTCTAAATTTTCTCTATGACCCCTGCaaacatttatatgttaacAAGGTCAATACAagtcaaaattattttcacttttttaataagGAGCAATCGtcagatataaaaaaaaaactgcagcTTTTTATTAGTACCCACTCCCCCACCATGATTAACATcaccaaaaaatggaactcCTTTTACATCAACaagaataaaatttcttccttcgTTGAGAAGTACAAAGATGTGAGTTGTGCCCCTGGAGATAACTTCAAAAAGAATGGCACGGAGAAGTTTATAAATGAATTTGTGGAAACTTTCTGTGACATTAGAGAGGAGGGGCGACGACCAAccagggggaacaaaaacaacGTAGTGGTTCGTCAACATGGTAAAGGAATGCACCTTCGGAGGGGAAGTACCTCCAGAAAGGCCTTCAGTTGGTTGGCGAAGCATGGAAGAGGGAGACCACCTATAAGAAAGAAGGAGTATGACGCGGGGAACACACGTTGGCCACACAAACTTAGAAGAGCTGTCACTACTGTGGATGAAAGTGCGGAGCTCAGCGACAAGAACTGCAGTCATGAGAGAAGCGGCAGCTATGGAGACCGCTCAGGAAGAAGCTACGGGCATGTCGATGAAAAAGTGAGGAGTGTATCCGCAACGGGGAGCACACACCATCATACGGGTGGGAAATTCGAATGGAGAGGTGAAACTGCAGCagaggggaagaaccccccaAATGCACAGAAGCAATGTGAAGGGAATTCCCCCAGTAAGCACGCCAACATGAAGGCGCCCCAAGCGACTGAAAGGAAGAACAAGAAaagcctccccccccctcctgtgaTGGAGCAAAATAGGGTAGTACCCAATTATACTCCCACTTCACAGTGGTACAAGGGAGGCAGGAGCACTTCAGGGTGCACTGCAGAAGTTATTGCAAAGTTCCTGGGGAGTGTAAACATTAGGAGAAGTGGCATCCTGCTGCGTAGGGGGGGTGGAAGTACAGGTAGCGACAGTGATAGTGGCAGCGCGAGGGGGAGCGACTCTAATGAGGATAGTTGTGACAGCGATGAGCAGAACACAGAGAGTGAGTCTGCCTTcgagggaaggaaaaatagcAAAACTGAGGAAGGGGTGGCCGCAAAAGGGGCGGAAAATGGAACTGCGAAAGGAGCGGATGGCAGCCCGCGCAACAAAGAGCATCCCCGTAATGATATCTTTTTAAACAACCTAAACATATTGATAGCCGATTTGAACGAGCTGTATGATTATTTGGAGAACTGCCGGTACAGGGAGGGGGCGCATGGCGTCGGtatggggggaaataataGCTTCCTCGTGAGCGACCCCAAGGGGAGCTACTACTACAGCTTAGCCAAGGGGGGCAATGGAGGCGTTGAGTGGGAAGCTGCAGAGGAGGCGCAGCACGGGGGAGCACCTAGCAGAGGCGATTTGAACAGAAGGTTCACAGCGGAGAGGGACTTCGCCAACTTTTACGCGGCAGGCTCGTCATGCGTAGAGGGCACCTACAGCGATGCACCGAACAGCGAAACGAGCAACACGTACGGAAGCGGGAAGGAAGATTTTTACAACGTGGAAATTTCCTCTGTAGATTTGAAGAGCTTCTGTTCTGTCTGCTCAGGAATAAAATATGACAATTTTGAAAGTCATTTAAATCAAcccaaaaatgttaattacaaaaaattggaagTTTTTATGAAAGAAAGTGACTTCTTCTGtaattgtaataatattaacatttttcaaaatgaaaatgggaaCCCTAATgatgatttaaaaatttgtttcaaTGGGGAAATGACGTCGGAAGAATATTAcatgttaagaaaaaatgatattgaaaaaatgaacaggaCTATAGACGAAATTATCTATATGAATCATCAACAGGGGTTGGGCAGCCCGGGTGGAGGCACAGACGGAGGGCTACTACCAtacgaggaagaggaagaagaagaggaggaagaagaagaggaagaagaagacgaagaagaggaggaagatgaagGCAGAACTAAAGCCGTTGTAAGGACTAGAAGGAGATCTACAAGTGTTGGTGGAGGAGCGGTAGGTATAACCACCGGCCctggaagaagaagaggacgtGTAGCCAAAATGGAACTTAAAAGTAGATACatgggaaggggaaaaaataaaatctggGCCAATAATACCGCGGCGAAGGATCTAAGCAACAAATCAGCAACGAATCGAGAGCTAAGAACgatgaggagaagcaaatttggaaaatacCATCAACAGacggagaagaaaaacaaaactgcgAAATCTTTGTCGTCACcacaaaattatgaaataaaatcGTCAAGAGTTAAGAAGCTAGAAAAGTTTACTAGTGTGGATCAGGAGAATCTGCGAGAGGTTTTTGGGCCAACCGGTGTTTCGGGagtttattttgaaaaaagcagaagcagctgGACAGCCCAGTATAAAGTTAGCGGTGGGAAGAGGAGAGCCAAAAGATTCTTGGTTACCAAAAATATGACTTAcgaagaaattgaaaatgttAAGCAGCAGTGCATAGCTTATAGGaagcaaatggaaaaggagtACATCAAGGAATTTCTTAACGACGATAAGAAGAAGACCCCTTCCAGTGGCGCCAGCCCCAGCAGTACGATTGGGCACGTGCCGGTTAAGAAGAACaagcggaagaggaagatgaagagcTTTTACGACAACtaa
- a CDS encoding aspartic protease PM4, putative (encoded by transcript PVX_086040A) has translation MDIAVKEQDYSNGLIKNSAAFENLKFSNIKNFKVQKRFQILYYILFVFVTGIFFFFLISTYFFTPNYKVNKIVQNTEHLTLAFKIERPYDKVLKTISKKNLKNYIKETFNFFKSGYMKQNYLGSENDVIELDDVANIMFYGEGEVGDNHQKFMLIFDTGSANLWVPSKKCNSSGCSIKNLYDSSKSKSYEKDGTKVDITYGSGTVKGFFSKDLVTLGHLSMPYKFIEVTDTDDLEPIYSSVEFDGILGLGWKDLSIGSIDPIVVELKNQNKIDNALFTFYLPVHDVHAGYLTIGGIEEKFYEGNITYEKLNHDLYWQIDLDVHFGKQTMEKANVIVDSGTTTITAPSEFLNKFFANLNVIKVPFLPFYVTTCDNKEMPTLEFKSANNTYTLEPEYYMNPILEVDDTLCMITMLPVDIDSNTFILGDPFMRKYFTVFDYDKESVGFAIAKN, from the coding sequence ATGGATATAGCAGTGAAAGAACAAGACTACTCAAACGGACTTATAAAAAACTCAGCTGCGTttgaaaatttgaaatttagcaatatcaaaaattttaaagttcAGAAGAGATTCCAAATCCTGTATTACATTCTGTTTGTTTTCGTGACGGggatctttttcttctttctaaTTAGTACCTACTTTTTTACCCCCAATTATAAGGTTAACAAAATCGTGCAAAACACGGAACATTTAACTTTAGCTTTTAAAATCGAGAGACCCTATGACAAGGTACTAAAAACGATATCCAAGAAAAACCTGAAGAATTACATTAAGGAGacttttaactttttcaaaTCGGGTTATATGAAACAAAACTACTTAGGAAGTGAAAATGATGTGATCGAATTAGATGATGTAGCAAACATTATGTTCTatggagaaggagaagtagGAGACAACCACCAAAAGTTTATGCTCATCTTTGACACGGGTTCTGCCAACTTGTGGGTCCcaagcaaaaaatgcaatagCAGCGGATGCAGCATTAAAAATCTGTACGACTCTAGCAAGTCTAAGTCTTACGAAAAGGATGGAACCAAAGTTGACATTACTTACGGATCTGGAACTGTGAAAGGTTTCTTCAGTAAGGATCTAGTTACCTTGGGACATTTGTCTATGCCATACAAATTTATAGAAGTGACTGACACTGATGATTTAGAACCCATTTACAGCAGCGTCGAGTTTGATGGAATATTAGGTTTAGGATGGAAAGATCTCTCCATCGGATCAATTGATCCCATCGTTGTGGAGTTGAAGAAccaaaacaaaattgacaatGCCTTGTTTACCTTTTACCTCCCTGTACATGACGTCCACGCTGGTTACCTAACCATTGGTGGAATTGAAGAGAAGTTTTACGAAGGAAACATCACTTATGAAAAATTGAATCACGACTTGTACTGGCAAATCGACTTAGatgtacattttggaaagcAAACTATGGAGAAGGCCAACGTCATCGTTGATAGTGGCACAACTACTATTACCGCCCCTTCAGAAtttttgaacaaatttttcGCTAACCTGAATGTTATTAAAGTTCCCTTCCTCCCATTCTACGTAACTACCTGTGACAACAAGGAAATGCCAACTTTGGAATTTAAATCAGCCAACAACACATATACCTTAGAACCCGAATACTACATGAACCCAATTCTTGAGGTGGATGACACCCTTTGCATGATCACCATGCTGCCAGTTGACATTGATTCGAACACCTTCATTTTGGGAGACCCATTCATGAGAAAGTACTTCACCGTTTTTGACTACGACAAGGAGAGTGTCGGTTTTGCCATCGCAAAGAATTAA